DNA sequence from the Corynebacterium freneyi genome:
GCTCGGGGCGGCACTGGCCCTGGCGATTTCCGCGTTCCTCACCATGTTCGAGGTAGCCGTGGGCGACTCCGGTTGGAACGTGCTCGCCGCCGGCGCCGAACCCGTTCGCCTGCAGCTCGCGCTCACCGCTTCGGCGCTGGCCCTGCAGTTCACGGGGCCGGGCCGATACGGCATCGATTTCAGCCGCGGATGGGCGCGACGTCCGCTGGCGAGTTCCTGGATCTTCTGCCTCTTGGCGATCGCCGCGGCCGTCGCCCTCTGGTACTTCTCGGCCGGCCAGCTGCCGTTCGTGAACACCACCACGGGCGTGACCGCCTGACTTTCTGCAGAGCTTTTTGACCGGCACCCCTCGCGGCGCGCGAGGGGTGCTTTCGCGTATTCGCGGGGTGAAGGTGCGTTGCGCGGCCGGAGTGGCAGGGGTGCCGCACGGGGGGAGGGGAGGAAATGTCGGCCGGTGAGCATGTCCCGAATTCGGCGGAGACACCCTTGAGTGGGTGTAACGCTGCGTTAACCGTCAAGCCAACTCGATGTCACGCGGCCGTGGCCGCTTCGGCGTGGTGTCGAGCCGTTGCGGCGTGCGGTCGCAAAGGGGATCGCCGGCTCCTTGTCCTGGCATAACTGCTGGAGAAGCGAGGGGTATTGGTGGTTTGGGGTGTTGGCGTGCGGAGCTCGGGCGTGGTGGGTCACGCGGAGTGCTGAGGGAGAGTATCGGCATGACAACAGATGTAACGCTGTAATGGGGTGCGGTAGGTGCATGTGTAAAGGAAAGATTCTTCTGGTTTTGTCGATGCGCGTCGAGGCATGTGATCTTCGCCTCGCCCACTAGTTATTCGAATGCCTTCGGGTGATGATGGTTCCGCCTTGCCCCGGCAATGCAAAAAAAGGGAGAACTCATATGCACTCGGAGAGTCACGGGCGATCGAAGTACGTCGTGACCGGAGGAGCGGGCTTCATCGGCTCGCATCTGTGCGATCGGCTGCTCGCCGACTCGCGCACGGAGACGGTCGTCTGCGTCGACAACCTGCAGACGGGCACCATGGACAACATCGCGGAGGCGCTGCGCGACCCCCGCTTCCACTTCGTCGAGGCCGACGTCCGTCAACCCATCGCACTGGACGCCGAACTCACCGTCGGCCTCGACGCCGTTTTCCACCTCGCCAGCCCGGCCTCGCCGCCGGCCTACATGGAGGACCCGGTGGGCACGATGCTCACCGGCGCCGTCGGCACTCTCCACGCCGCGCAGTTCGCCCTCGAGCACGGGGCCCGGATCGTCTACTCGTCGACGAGCGAGGTTTACGGCGACCCGATGCAGCACCCTCAGGCGGAGTCCTACTGGGGCAACGTCAACCCCATCGGTCCGCGCGCCTGCTACGACGAGGGCAAGCGCTTCGGCGAGGCGCTGCTGACGTCGATGAAGCAGCAGCACGGCCTCGACGCGGGCATCGTCCGCATCTTCAACACCTACGGCCCCCGCATGCTGCCCACCGACGGGCGCATCATCTCCACCTTCGCCGACCAGGCGCTGGCCGGCGAGCCGATCACCGTGTTCGGCGACGGTTCCCAGACCCGATCGTTCTGCTACGTCGACGACCTGGTGTCCGGGCTGGTGAAGATGATGGACTCCGCCGAGCCCGGCCCGATCAACCTGGGCAACCCGACCGAGCGCACCGTTCTGGAGATCGCCCACATCATCCGCCAGGCCACCGACGCCTCGTCGGAGATCACGTTCCACCCGCTGCCCGTCGACGATCCCACGCGCCGCCGTCCGGTCATCGACGAGGCGAAGGAAAAGCTCGGGTGGGAGCCCCAGGTGCCGCTGTCCGAGGGCCTGCTCAAGTGCCTCGACTGGCACATCGAACGCCGCAAGAACGCGGTCGCGGATCGGGTGAAGTGACCGCCCATTCCGACGGCTCCGCGCCACTGACCGACACGATCACCCCGCAGGTCCCCGATCGCCCCCGGCCCGCAGGCCCCGGCGACTCCGGGGATCTCGCCGGGTTCGCACCCGACGGGCCGCTGTTCGCCCGCACCCGCCCCGTGGCGGAGCACGTGGCGGCCCCGTCCCTGTTCGTCCCGGCCCTCACTCGACCCCAGCGCTTCGAGATGGCCCTGTACTCGCTGCTGTGGCTGGTGGCGGTCGTCGTCTTCTGGGTGTGGTGGGCCGATCCCGCGCATATCCTGGGGCCGTGGGCGTACGCGCTCAACACCGCGCTGCTGGCGTACCTGATTCTCCTGCCGGCGGTCTTCGTCTACCGCATGCAGCGGCTGCGGAAGGTGCGCCCCGACGCTCCCGTCCCGGATCTGCGCGTCGCCTTCGCGGTGACCCGCGCCCCGAGCGAGGGCTGGGACGTCGTCGGACGCACGCTGCGGGCCATGCTCGACCAGGACATTCCCATCGCCTACGACGTGTGGCTGTGCGACGAAGCGCCCACGCCGGAGATCAGGGAATGGTGCGCCGACCACGGCGTGCGAATATCCACCCGCAACGGCATCGAGGAGTACCACCGCGCGGAATGGCCCCGCCGCACCCGATGCAAGGAGGGCAACCTCGCCTACTTCTACGACACGGTGGGGTACCGCGACTACGACGTCGTCACCCAGCTCGACTGCGACCACGTTCCGGAACGCGGCTACCTGGCGGAGATGGTCAAGCCCTTCGCCGACCCCGGCGTCGGCTTCGTCGCAGCGCCGAGCGTCTGCGACTCCAATGCGGCCACGTCGTGGGCCGCGCGCGGCCGCCTGTGGTTCGAGTCCTTCTTCCACGGGGCCTTCCAGCTGGCGCACAACGGCGGCGCCGTGCCCGTGAGCATCGGATCGCACTATGCGGTGCGTACCTCCGCACTGCGCGAAGTCGGCGGCATCGGCCCGGAATTGGCGGAGGACTTCTCCACGTCCTACATCCTGCGTCTCGGCGGCTACGACGGCGTGTTCGCCATCGACGCCCGCGCTCACGGCCTCGGGCCGGACACCTGCGCGGCGATGCTCACCCAGGAATTCCAGTGGACCCGCAGCCTGACGGCCATCGCCCTGACGCTCGTGCCGCGCACCCTCCACCGGGTGCCCATGCGCCTGCGCCTGCGGTTCTTCTTCGCGGTCACGCACAACGCCGTGTTCGGCTTGCTCGCCTTCGTCGGTTTCCTGTTGGCGCCGATGGCGGTTATTTTCGACCACCCGTGGGTGTCGGTGAACTTTCTCGAGTTTCTGCTGTTGACCTGGCTGACGTCGCTGCCGTTGATCGGCATCGTCCTGTTGCTCAGGTCCGCCGGCCTGCTGCGTCCCGACGACGCCCCGGTGCTGTCGTGGGAGACCGCCCTGTACAAGATCGCCCGTCTGCCCTACCTGTGGCGCGGAGCGTTGGCCGGCATCGTCCAGGCGACCACCGGCAAGATCACCCAGTTCCGGGTCACCCCGAAGGACCGCGAGGGCATCGAGCCGTACACGGTGGGCCAGGTGATGCCCTATGTCGTGCTCACGCTGGCCAATGTCGCCGTCGGCGCCTGGGGGACGTGGGCGGACCGGGCCTTCGGCTACGCCGGCCTGACGTTGCTCGCCGCGGTGTCCTTCGCGGTCGTCGCCATCGCCGTGCCCGCGTTGCACGCGCGGGAGCTCAGGGCCGTCGAGTCGGCCGCGGGCCCGCGGTGGAAGGCGGTGGCCCCGGCGCTGACGCTCGCGCTTGCGGTTGCCGCACCGACTTTCGCGGTGGCGATCTGGTACTGCGTGGAACTTGCCGCCCTCATCGTCGCGTGACGACGACCCCCGCATCCCTTCACACCGTTTTTCCGAGGAGCAGGAACATGACCACCACCCCCCGCACCGTCCTGGTGACCGGAGGCGCCGGTTACATCGGCAGCCACGTCGTCGTCGATTTGATCGCGTCGGGCCACGTGCCCGTGGTCATCGACGACTTCTCCAACTCCGACCCGTCGGTGTTCGACCGCATCCGCGAACTCGCCGACGCCGACGTCGAATGGGTGCGCGGAGACATCACCGACGCGGCCGCACTGCACGATGTGTTCGAATCCCACGACATCGACGCCGTCCTCCATTTCGCCGGTCGCAAGGCGGTGGGGGAGTCCTGCGAGAAGCCCGAACTCTACTTCGACGTCAACGTCGGCGGGACGGCGGCGCTGCTCGCCGCGATGAACGACCACGGCGTGCGCGAGATGATCTTCTCGTCGTCATGCTCGGTGTACGGGGAAGCCGGCGGCGGCCCGCTGACCGAAGAATCGCCGACCGGCCCCACGAACCCGTACGCCTGGTCCAAGCTGACCTGCGAAACCATGCTGGAGCAGGTCGCGCAGCGACGGGAGGGGTTCGGCGCGGTGTCGCTGCGCTACTTCAACCCCATCGGCGCCCACCCCAGCGCCCTGCTCGGGGAGGACGGCCGCGAGAACTCGCCCAACATCATGCCGCGTCTGCTGGAGGTGGCGTCGGGGGACCGCGACCACCTGACCGTGCTCGGCGACGACTACCCCACCCGCGACGGCAGCTGCATCCGCGACTACCTCCACGTCATCGACGTGGCCCGGGCGCACGTGCAGGCGCTCGACCTGGTCTCCGAACCGGGCCACCGCGTCATCAACCTCGGCACCGGCGTCGGCACCACCGTCTTCGAGCTGGCCCGGGCGATGTCCGAGGCCTCGGGCAACGAGGTCGCCACCGTCGTCGGCGATCGCCGTCCGGGCGACGTCAGCGAGCTCGTCGCCGACCCGTCGCTGGCGCGGCGCGTGCTGGGGTGGTCCGCCGAATACGACGTCGCCGACATGTGCGCCGACGCCTGGCGCCACCACCTGGCCCGCGCGCGGCGGAGCTAGGGGCGCACGGCTCCGGCGAAGATCTTTCCGTCGGTCTTGCGGCCCGCGAGATCCGTGGTGTCGCCGGAGACGGCCGGCTCGCAGCCGCGGCCGAGGGTGACCTGGGAATCCGGGAGGAGGTCGGCCGCCTCGGCATGGGGATCGTCGATGGTGGCGTCGGTGACGACGGAACCGGGATCGTCGACGAGATTCCACCAGTAGGTGAAGTCGACGTAGGTGACGCCGTTGAGCCAGCCGACCGCGCTTCCGGTGCCCGGGGAGTAGGCGTTGCACCGGAACTCGGCACCGTCGGAATCCTTCAACGTCCGTGCGCCGATGACGCCGCCGTAGCCGCGGACGTCGAAGAAGTTGGCGATGACCTCCGCGCCGGTGACGTCACCGTCGATGGACAGCGCGGGGGCGGGGGAGTCGGCGCCGATGACGACCGTGTTGTGGGCGATGTAGAGGTCCTCGACGGTGGAGCCCTCCGGGCTCTGGGGCAGTCCGCCGTGCACGCTGATGGCGCCGTGGAACGAATCGTTCGTGGAATCGTCGATGCTGGCGTTGAACATCACGGCGTTGTCCGCGGTCGGGAGGCCCGAGTTGGCGAACACCAGGTAGCCGGGACCCATGTTGTCGCGGGAGATGTTGCCGATCAGGGCGGAATTGTCGACGTCGACGTCGATGGCGAAGCCGCCGCCGTCGGCGTTCGACGTCTTGTTGTCCTCGGCGAGGTTGTTGCGGATGGCCACCCGCGACGACGAGTACGCCCAGATGCCGATCGGGCCCTCCACCGCGTCGGACAGCCGGCCGTTGTCCTCGGCGACGTTGTGCTCCACCACGCCGCCGTCGACGGCGCCGATGACGATGCCGCTGCCGGTATTGCCCGTGGCGCCGGCGATGCCGGTGGTGCCGGAGACCTTCGAATACGACACGTTGACGTCGGTGTGGGCACGTTCGCCCAGCTCATCGGAGTAGAAGAGGATGCCGTTGCGGATGTTGTCCACCGCCGCGACGTGGGAGACCGTGACGCCGTCGAATCCGGCGCCCCCGCCGACGGCGCCGACGGCGATGCCGTTGCGCAGGCCCTCCACGGCGACGCGCTCGATGCGGATGCCGGCGCCGCGCGCCCCGGGAGTCGACGCCCACACCACGATGCCGTCGGGGATCTTCGCGGCGGATTCCGGCGACTGCCCGGCGTCGCCATCGTCGTTGAGGCCGGAGCCGTCGACGACGTCGATGTCGCGCACCGTGACGTACGACGAATCGGAGATGCGGATGCCCGCGCCATCCTCGGCGGCGATGATTCCCCGCTTCTCCGGCGCGGAGGTCACGACGATGGGGTCGTCGGCGGTGCCGTTGCGGCCGGACAGGTTCAGCGTGCCGGGGACCCGACCGTGGACGACGATGACCGTGCCCGGTTCGATCTCGGCGTCGGAGACGCGGTCGAGGGTGCGCCACGCTTCCTCCGCCGAGGAGCCGGATGCGGCGTCGTCGCCGGTGGCCGACACGTGGATCTCGACGGTCCGGTCGCCGATGCGGCGGTCGGCCACGTAATAGATCGCCGCGGCGAGGAACAGGACCAGGACGATGGCGAGGACTACGCGCGAGGCGGTGCTGTTGCGGGACAAGACGGGCTCTCCGGACGATGACGTCGATGGGTCCGGGGCCGGACCCGTGAATCCTCCCAACAATAACGCACCGCGTGTGACCTGGCGCGATTGGCGGGTCTAATCGACGATGCGGACCGCACCCTTGTCGGCGCTGGACGCCATCTTCGCGTAGGCGCGCAGGGCCTTGGAGACCTTGCGCGGGCGTTCCTTGCGCGGGGTGAAGGGCTTGTCGCGCTTGAGCTCCTCTTCGCGGCGGCGGGCCAGCTCGGCGTCGTCGACCTGGATTTCCAGGCGACGTTCGGCGACGTCGATGTAGACGGGGTCGCCGTCGCGGACCAAGGCGATGTCGCCGCCGGCCGCGGCCTCGGGGGAGATGTGGCCGATGGACAGGCCCGAGGAGCCGCCGGAGAAACGGCCGTCGGTGACCAGGGCGCACACCTTGCCCAGGCCCGCGCCCTTGATGAAGGCGGTCGGGTGCAGCATCTCCTGCATGCCCGGGCCGCCGGCGGGGCCCTCGTAGAGGACGAAGAGGACCTCGCCCGGTTGGAGGGTGCGGTTGAGGATCACCGATACGGCCTCCTCCTGGCTTTCCACGACGCGGGCGGTGCCCTCGAAGTGGAACTGGTCCTCGGAGATGCCGGCGGTCTTCAGGATCGCGCCGTCGCGTGCGATGTTGCCGCGCAGCACGCACAGGCCGCCCTCGGCGGTGTAGGCGTGGTCGACGGAGCGGATGCAGCCGTTTTCGGCGTCGACGTCGAGCGATTCCCAGCGGTTTTCCGTCGAGAACGGCTCGGTGGTGCGCACGCCACCCGGTGCGGCGTGGAAAAGTTCGATCGCCTCGTCGGTGGCGGAGCCACCGCGGATGTCCCAGTCGTCGAGCTGCTTTTCCAGCGACGGGGCGTGGACGGAGTTGGCGCCCATGTTCAGCAGGCCGCCGCGACGCAGCTCGCCCATGATGGCGGGGATGCCGCCGGCGCGGTGGACGTGCTCCATGTAGTAATCGGAATTCGGCGCCACCTTGGACAGGCAGGGCACGCGACGGGAGATTTCGTCGATGTCGGCGAGGTCGAAGTCGATCTCGCCCTCCTGCGCGGCGGCGAGGATGTGCAGCACCGTGTTGGTGGAGCCGCCCATGGCCACGTCGAGGGTCATGGCGTTGACGAAGGCGTCGCGGTTGGCGACGTTGCGCGGCAGCACCGACTCGTCGCCGTCGTGGTAGTAGCGGTTGGCCAGGTCGACGATGAGTTCGCCGGCGCGGGTGAACAGGTCGCGGCGGGCGACTTGGGTGGCCAGGGTGGAACCGTTGCCGGGCAGCGACAGGCCCAGGGCCTCGGTGAGGCAGTTCATGGAGTTGGCGGTGAACATGCCGGAGCAGGAGCCGCAGGTCGGGCAGGCGGAACGTTCGATGTCGAGCAGCTGATCGTCGTTGACGCCGTCGTTGGCGGAGGCCGAGATCGCCGAAATCAGGTCCGATCCGGGCTTGACGACGCCGTCGATGACGACGGAGGAGCCGGATTCCATGGGGCCGCCGGAGACGAACACGACGGGGATGTTCAGCCGCAGCGCCGCGTTGAGCATGCCCGGGGTGATCTTGTCGCAGTTGGAGATGCACACCAGGGCGTCGGCGGTGTGGGCGTTGACCATGTACTCGACGGAGTCGGCGATGATTTCGCGGGACGGCAGCGAGTAGAGCATGCCGTCGTGGCCCATCGCGATGCCGTCGTCGACGGCGATGGTGTTGAACTCGCGGGGAACGCCGCCGGCGGCGACGACCGCTTCCGCGACGATGTCGCCGACGTTCTTGAGGTGCACGTGTCCGGGCACGAACTGGGTGTAGGAGTTCGCGATGGCGATGATCGGCTTGCCGAAGTCGCTGTCGGTCATGCCGGTGGCGCGCCACAGCGAACGGGCGCCCGCGGCGTTGCGGCCGGCGGTGGTGACCTTGGAACGAAGGGGGATCATGGCTGCCCCATTCCTCTCTGGTAGGCGGCGATTTCTTCCGATGATAGACGCCGCACGCGGCGGTTGTCCCACCGGGCGGACTTATGTGTCCACTATGTGGACGGAGAAAAACCCGCCCGGCACAA
Encoded proteins:
- a CDS encoding UDP-glucuronic acid decarboxylase family protein codes for the protein MHSESHGRSKYVVTGGAGFIGSHLCDRLLADSRTETVVCVDNLQTGTMDNIAEALRDPRFHFVEADVRQPIALDAELTVGLDAVFHLASPASPPAYMEDPVGTMLTGAVGTLHAAQFALEHGARIVYSSTSEVYGDPMQHPQAESYWGNVNPIGPRACYDEGKRFGEALLTSMKQQHGLDAGIVRIFNTYGPRMLPTDGRIISTFADQALAGEPITVFGDGSQTRSFCYVDDLVSGLVKMMDSAEPGPINLGNPTERTVLEIAHIIRQATDASSEITFHPLPVDDPTRRRPVIDEAKEKLGWEPQVPLSEGLLKCLDWHIERRKNAVADRVK
- a CDS encoding glycosyltransferase family 2 protein, with the translated sequence MTAHSDGSAPLTDTITPQVPDRPRPAGPGDSGDLAGFAPDGPLFARTRPVAEHVAAPSLFVPALTRPQRFEMALYSLLWLVAVVVFWVWWADPAHILGPWAYALNTALLAYLILLPAVFVYRMQRLRKVRPDAPVPDLRVAFAVTRAPSEGWDVVGRTLRAMLDQDIPIAYDVWLCDEAPTPEIREWCADHGVRISTRNGIEEYHRAEWPRRTRCKEGNLAYFYDTVGYRDYDVVTQLDCDHVPERGYLAEMVKPFADPGVGFVAAPSVCDSNAATSWAARGRLWFESFFHGAFQLAHNGGAVPVSIGSHYAVRTSALREVGGIGPELAEDFSTSYILRLGGYDGVFAIDARAHGLGPDTCAAMLTQEFQWTRSLTAIALTLVPRTLHRVPMRLRLRFFFAVTHNAVFGLLAFVGFLLAPMAVIFDHPWVSVNFLEFLLLTWLTSLPLIGIVLLLRSAGLLRPDDAPVLSWETALYKIARLPYLWRGALAGIVQATTGKITQFRVTPKDREGIEPYTVGQVMPYVVLTLANVAVGAWGTWADRAFGYAGLTLLAAVSFAVVAIAVPALHARELRAVESAAGPRWKAVAPALTLALAVAAPTFAVAIWYCVELAALIVA
- the galE gene encoding UDP-glucose 4-epimerase GalE, producing MTTTPRTVLVTGGAGYIGSHVVVDLIASGHVPVVIDDFSNSDPSVFDRIRELADADVEWVRGDITDAAALHDVFESHDIDAVLHFAGRKAVGESCEKPELYFDVNVGGTAALLAAMNDHGVREMIFSSSCSVYGEAGGGPLTEESPTGPTNPYAWSKLTCETMLEQVAQRREGFGAVSLRYFNPIGAHPSALLGEDGRENSPNIMPRLLEVASGDRDHLTVLGDDYPTRDGSCIRDYLHVIDVARAHVQALDLVSEPGHRVINLGTGVGTTVFELARAMSEASGNEVATVVGDRRPGDVSELVADPSLARRVLGWSAEYDVADMCADAWRHHLARARRS
- a CDS encoding right-handed parallel beta-helix repeat-containing protein yields the protein MSRNSTASRVVLAIVLVLFLAAAIYYVADRRIGDRTVEIHVSATGDDAASGSSAEEAWRTLDRVSDAEIEPGTVIVVHGRVPGTLNLSGRNGTADDPIVVTSAPEKRGIIAAEDGAGIRISDSSYVTVRDIDVVDGSGLNDDGDAGQSPESAAKIPDGIVVWASTPGARGAGIRIERVAVEGLRNGIAVGAVGGGAGFDGVTVSHVAAVDNIRNGILFYSDELGERAHTDVNVSYSKVSGTTGIAGATGNTGSGIVIGAVDGGVVEHNVAEDNGRLSDAVEGPIGIWAYSSSRVAIRNNLAEDNKTSNADGGGFAIDVDVDNSALIGNISRDNMGPGYLVFANSGLPTADNAVMFNASIDDSTNDSFHGAISVHGGLPQSPEGSTVEDLYIAHNTVVIGADSPAPALSIDGDVTGAEVIANFFDVRGYGGVIGARTLKDSDGAEFRCNAYSPGTGSAVGWLNGVTYVDFTYWWNLVDDPGSVVTDATIDDPHAEAADLLPDSQVTLGRGCEPAVSGDTTDLAGRKTDGKIFAGAVRP
- the ilvD gene encoding dihydroxy-acid dehydratase; the protein is MIPLRSKVTTAGRNAAGARSLWRATGMTDSDFGKPIIAIANSYTQFVPGHVHLKNVGDIVAEAVVAAGGVPREFNTIAVDDGIAMGHDGMLYSLPSREIIADSVEYMVNAHTADALVCISNCDKITPGMLNAALRLNIPVVFVSGGPMESGSSVVIDGVVKPGSDLISAISASANDGVNDDQLLDIERSACPTCGSCSGMFTANSMNCLTEALGLSLPGNGSTLATQVARRDLFTRAGELIVDLANRYYHDGDESVLPRNVANRDAFVNAMTLDVAMGGSTNTVLHILAAAQEGEIDFDLADIDEISRRVPCLSKVAPNSDYYMEHVHRAGGIPAIMGELRRGGLLNMGANSVHAPSLEKQLDDWDIRGGSATDEAIELFHAAPGGVRTTEPFSTENRWESLDVDAENGCIRSVDHAYTAEGGLCVLRGNIARDGAILKTAGISEDQFHFEGTARVVESQEEAVSVILNRTLQPGEVLFVLYEGPAGGPGMQEMLHPTAFIKGAGLGKVCALVTDGRFSGGSSGLSIGHISPEAAAGGDIALVRDGDPVYIDVAERRLEIQVDDAELARRREEELKRDKPFTPRKERPRKVSKALRAYAKMASSADKGAVRIVD